From the genome of Fusarium oxysporum f. sp. lycopersici 4287 chromosome 3, whole genome shotgun sequence, one region includes:
- a CDS encoding hypothetical protein (At least one base has a quality score < 10) has translation MDERQTIPSFLKHGVVASEAEISRSRRRRCRCTTPSWGSRALYSRPFDPGLQGCVNTRFLSLPAPRTGGLTVIARNFTCSARIASLRAPIKSTKQRRITFHGAVYLR, from the coding sequence ATGGACGAGAGACAGACTATTCCGAGTTTCCTCAAACACGGCGTTGTGGCTAGTGAAGCCGAGATATCCAGGAGCAGACGGAGACGGTGTCGATGTACCACTCCGAGTTGGGGGAGTCGGGCGTTGTATTCGAGGCCCTTTGATCCTGGGCTCCAAGGCTGTGTAAACACACgtttcctttctcttcctgCACCGCGAACAGGTGGGCTGACCGTGATCGCACGCAACTTTACGTGCTCGGCACGGATCGCAAGCCTGCGGGCGCCCATTAAGTCGACGAAGCAAAGGCGTATCACATTCCATGGCGCCGTCTATCTTAGGTAA
- a CDS encoding hypothetical protein (At least one base has a quality score < 10): protein MPSSLREMCLFVLRNLPGPSDDVLSYRFHCRADHWIIASVKATLRSLQESFGEHLANREDTLKLEEMGLTICNNTARPLRDEYPTGQDWLDQFGCSALRWESLGLIWTYWDGSPNANPRTIATSLGYCIELARHFSTANDLLVYLCYRRATIESLITGDAGLLCWRYHADTISLMTFLGLHVGSENADYVPSLRLESKRRLAARIFTIDKVMVSFTGRPPLIGRRYFSTPLPLDIRDEDLLADQATISRARKTLDEDGWNRDGEMHSATLIRARVQIAVIKDELLEFALEDSSKATLESLSEIKARAERIVAKFPQSLIHHPEDPDSPDFEVDTIYSRILIRLEHLQNLFFAERLLLRLGHSDQSRLLIISFEMVTLTLIFWTQQDRFAEVRRDFEWLLMAYAAPGGGILCLELLRPTFHGVHPDCAKLSRSTIIQKLSLLIGFLDWVRPPAPNADLCADCKAVIQGVLDHNLNTPLAGGGALETLDWGMPMQLDFNFDLLDTFDWLRAE from the exons ATGCCCTCTTCGCTTCGGGAAATGTGTCTCTTTGTCCTCCGCAACCTTCCAGGACCATCTGACGATGTCTTATCCTATCGATTCCATTGCCGCGCCGACCATTGGATCATCGCCTCTGTCAAGGCAACTCTTCGGTCACTTCAAGAGTCTTTCGGTGAGCATCTTGCCAACCGAGAAGATACGCTGAAACTGGAGGAGATGGGCCTCACTATATGCAATAATACCGCCCGTCCACTACGGGACGAGTACCCAACCGGCCAGGACTGGCTTGACCAATTTGGTTGCTCAGCACTTCGCTGGGAATCGCTGGGCTTGATCTGGACCTACTGGGATGGCTCACCTAACGCGAACCCCCGGACTATCGCGACAAGCCTCGGATATTGTATCGAATTGGCCCGGCACTTTTCTACTGCCAACGACTTGTTGGTGTATCTTTGTTACCGAAGGGCGACCATTGAGTCCCTCATTACAGGAGATGCCG GCTTGTTATGCTGGCGCTACCATGCCGACACAATCTCGTTGATGACTTTTCTAGGATTGCACGTCGGGTCAGAGAATGCAGATTATGTGCCATCGCTTCGCTTAGAGAGCAAGCGTCGCCTAGCTGCACGCATCTTTACCATCGACAAGGTGATGGTCTCCTTCACGGGGAGACCGCCCCTTATCGGCCGCCGATACTTTTCGACTCCTCTCCCTCTGGATATTCGAGACGAGGATTTACTGGCGGATCAGGCGACTATAAGCCGTGCGAGAAAGACGTTGGATGAGGATGGATGGAATAGAGATGGCGAGATGCATTCGGCAACACTTATTCGGGCGCGGGTGCAGATTGCTGTTATTAAAGATGAGCTGCTTGAATTTGCGCTTGAGGACAGCTCAAAGGCTACTTTGGAAAGCCTCAG CGAGATCAAAGCCCGCGCGGAGAGAATCGTGGCCAAGTTCCCGCAGAGTCTTATCCACCATCCAGAAGATCCTGACAGCCCCGACTTTGAAGTAGATACAATCTACTCGAGGATTTTAATTCGGTTGGAGCACCTGCAGAACCTCTTCTTTGCGGAGAGGTTACTGTTGCGCCTCGGACATTCGGACCAGAGCCGGCTGCTGATAATCAGCTTTGAGATGGTCACTCTGACGCTGATCTTTTGGACTCAGCAGGATCGCTTTGCAGAAGTCCGAAGGGACTTTGAATGGCTG TTAATGGCTTACGCTGCTCCTGGGGGAGGCATCCTCTGTCTAGAGCTGTTGCGACCGACCTTTCACGGTGTTCATCCGGATTGTGCCAAATTGAGTCGATCGACGATTATACAGAAATTGAGCCTTCTTATTGGGTTTCTTGACTGGGTGAGGCCGCCAGCTCCTAACGCGGATCTTTGTGCCGATTGCAAGGCCGTCATTCAAGGCGTTCTCGATCATAATCTCAATACTCCTTTAGCGGGCGGAGGTGCCTTGGAGACACTCGATTGGGGTATGCCGATGCAGCTTGATTTCAActttgatcttcttgataccTTTGACTGGCTACGTGCGGAGTAG
- a CDS encoding hypothetical protein (At least one base has a quality score < 10), translated as MDSFPCVPPIVSFAGPVTGPGHSLLRQDLLPGLDATQLKCCGFIQLSTYLGPGNPDKTPFRGFHPFQVFVIFPIHTNPWAILCKKMTERRDSQFLPNAQFTCTGKVAGLIDHRVMVHPPGFQRDYVFIVVPDSWTFLDKTTTPTTQPVLPLSAPPKRQASSATSCFQDIRAACYSLATPSPLPPSPPTSSSGQPDTPPLKRHYPDHAQTPTKRQRVLQPAPALPLRLTVAALSLNLSLSQPQRLPLASQTLLGRVLPR; from the coding sequence ATGGACAGCTTCCCCTGTGTCCCGCCCATCGTTTCCTTCGCTGGCCCTGTCACCGGCCCTGGTCACTCCTTGCTGCGACAGGACCTCCTCCCAGGTCTGGACGCCACCCAACTGAAGTGCTGTGGCTTCATCCAGCTTTCCACTTATCTTGGTCCTGGGAACCCCGACAAGACTCCATTCAGAGGCTTCCACCCTTTCCAGgtcttcgtcatctttcCCATTCACACGAATCCCTGGGCCATCCTGTGCAAGAAAATGACCGAGAGGCGAGATTCCCAGTTCCTGCCTAACGCCCAATTCACCTGCACAGGGAAAGTCGCTGGCCTGATTGATCATCGCGTTATGGTCCATCCGCCAGGGTTCCAAAGAGACTATGTCTTTATTGTCGTTCCCGATTCCTGGACTTTTCTCGACAAGACCACCACCCCCACAACTCAACCGGTCTTGCCTCTCTCAGCGCCACCAAAACGGCAAGCATCCTCAGCTACCTCTTGTTTCCAGGATATACGCGCTGCCTGCTATTCACTGGCTACACCTAGCCCTCTTCCACCAAGTCCTccaacttcatcctcagGCCAGCCCGATACACCACCGCTAAAGCGGCACTATCCTGACCATGCCCAGACGCCAACAAAGAGGCAGCGTGTGCTGCAGCCGGCCCCAGCCCTTCCTCTACGCCTGACAGTTGCAGCACTGTCACTCAACCTTTCCCtgtctcagcctcaacgTCTTCCTCTAGCGAGCCAAACACTACTAGGCAGGGTCCTGCCTCGGTGA
- a CDS encoding hypothetical protein (At least one base has a quality score < 10), which translates to MNHPPPLAADSVRSAKRPLTRPQHYVVRGSTLDTVPNLLYWRHRLCLVFSLAADRLAGASWAVTAQRLPLAPFERSLRRMTVWVG; encoded by the coding sequence ATGAACCACCCACCACCCTTGGCTGCTGACTCTGTCCGCTCAGCGAAGCGTCCGCTGACCCGGCCGCAGCATTATGTTGTACGCGGGTCAACACTGGATACTGTCCCGAACCTCCTGTATTGGAGGCACCGCTTGTGtctggtcttctctttggcaGCCGACCGCCTCGCCGGCGCCTCTTGGGCAGTAACCGCGCAACGGCTTCCGCTTGCTCCCTTCGAGAGATCTCTTCGACGGATGACTGTTTGGGTTGGATAG